A region of Chiloscyllium plagiosum isolate BGI_BamShark_2017 unplaced genomic scaffold, ASM401019v2 scaf_1651, whole genome shotgun sequence DNA encodes the following proteins:
- the LOC122547098 gene encoding histone H2A-like produces MWAECSILCESVCEIVIMSGRGKGGGKGRAKAKSRSSRAGLQFPVGRVHRLLRKGNYAERVGAGAPVYLAAVLEYLTAEILELAGNAARDNKKTRIIPRHLQLAVRNDEELNKLLGGVTIAQGGVLPNIQAVLLPKKTSAAGSAKK; encoded by the coding sequence ATGTGGGCGGAGTGCAGCATTCTCTGTGAAAGTGTTTGTGAGATTGTGATCATGTCGGGAAGAGGAAAGGGCGGTGGGAAAGGACGCGCCAAGGCAAAGTCTCGGTCGTCCCGGGCTGGCCTGCAGTTCCCGGTGGGCCGTGTTCACAGGCTCCTGAGAAAGGGTAACTATGCTGAGCGTGTGGGTGCCGGAGCGCCGGTCTATCTGGCTGCGGTGCTGGAGTATCTGACGGCTGAAATCCTGGAGCTGGCCGGCAACGCGGCCCGGGACAACAAGAAGACCCGCATCATCCCCAGGCACCTGCAGCTGGCCGTGCGCAACGACGAGGAGCTCAACAAGCTGCTGGGAGGGGTGACCATCGCTCAGGGCGGGGTGCTGCCTAATATCCAGGCCGTGCTGTTGCCCAAGAAAACTTCCGCTGCTGGATCTGCTAAAAAATGA
- the LOC122547099 gene encoding late histone H2B.L4-like, translating to MADEKKAQQASKKGAKKIIKKAPAKGGKKRRRTRKESYAIYIYKVMKQVHPDTGISSKAMSIMNSFVNDIFERIAGEASRLAHYNKRSTISSREIQTAVRLLLPGELAKHAVSEGTKAVTKYTSSK from the coding sequence ATGGCTGATGAgaagaaagcacagcaagcctCCAAGAAGGGCGCGAAGAAAATCATAAAGAAGGCGCCAGCGAAGGGAGGCAAGAAGAGGAGGCGGACCAGGAAAGAAAGTTATGCCATCTACATCTACAAAGTGATGAAGCAGGTTCACcccgacaccggcatctcctccAAGGCCATGAGCATCATGAACTCGTTCGTCAACGATATTTTCGAGCGCATCGCGGGGGAGGCTTCCCGCCTGGCCCATTACAACAAGCGCAGCACCATCAGCTCCCGGGAGATCCAGACCGCCGTGCGGCTGCTGCTGCCCGGGGAGCTGGCCAAGCACGCCGTGTCGGAGGGCACAAAGGCGGTGACCAAGTACACCAGCTCCAAGTGA